Part of the Paenarthrobacter sp. JL.01a genome is shown below.
TCCGAGGCGGCCAGCTTCGTCAAAGAGAAACTGGATGACATCACCAAGAACCTCAGGGATCGTGAGCAAGGCAAGTCTGAATAATCCCTGCTCATAAAAGAAGGCCAGCCCCGTCCTCGCGGAGGGGCTGGCCTTCTTGTGTATGAGCCTGGGGCTTAGACGCCGTAGTAGAGCTCGAACTCGTAGGGGTTCGGGCGCAGCGACAGCGGGCGGATCTCGTTCTCGTACTTGTACTCGATCCAGGTGTCGATCAGGTCCTGGGTGAAGACGCCGCCGGCCTGCAGGAACTCGTTGTCCTCGCGCAGGGCCTCCAAAGCCTCTTCCAGGGAACCCGGAGCCTTGGGGATGTCCTTGGCTTCCTCGGCCGGGAGCTCGTAGAGGTCCTTGTCGATCGGTGCCGGGGGTTCGATGCGGTTGCGGATGCCGTCGATGCCGGCCATCAGCTGTGCAGCGAAGGCAAGGTACGGGTTGGACGAGGGGTCCGGAGCGCGGAACTCGATGCGCTTGGCCTTCGGGTTGGTGCCCGTGATCGGAATGCGGATACCGGCGGAGCGGTTGCCCTGCGAGTACACCATGTTCACGGGAGCCTCGAAGCCCTTGACCAGGCGACGGTAGGAGTTGACCGTCGGGTTGGTGAATGCCAGGACTGCCGAAGCGTGCTTCAGCAGACCGCCGATGTACCAGCGGGCGGTGTCGGAAAGGCCGGCGTAGCCCTTCTCGTCGTAGAACAGGGGATCGCCGTTGCTCCACAGTGACTGGTGGCAGTGCATGCCCGAGCCGTTGTCACCGAAGACCGGCTTCGGCATGAACGTGACGGACTTGCCCCAGGCATCAGCGGTGTTCTTGATGACGTACTTGAACTTCTGCAGGTCATCAGCAGCTGCGGTCAGCGTGGTGAACTTGTAGTTGATCTCGGCCTGGCCGGCGGAGCCAACTTCGTGGTGGGAGCGCTCGACCTCAAGGCCTGCCTTGTCCAGCTCGACGCACATGGCATCGCGGAGGTCAGCCTGCTTGTCGGTGGGGGACACCGGGAAGTAGCCGCCCTTGACGGGGGTCTTGTAGCCGAGGTTGCCGCCTTCTTCCTTGCGGCCGGTGTTCCAGTGGGCTTCTTCGGAGTCGATCTTGTAGAAGCTGCCCTGCGGGGAGGACTCGTACTGGATGTTGTCGAAGACGAAGAACTCTGCTTCCGGAGCGAAGAAGGCGGTGTCGGCGATGCCGGTGGATGCCAGGTAGGCTTCTGCCTTCTCTGCCACACCACGGGGGTCACGGTGGTACGGGTCACCGGTACGCGGGTTCACGATGGAGAAGTTCAGGGCAAGCGTCTTCTCGATGCGGAACGTGTCGATGAAGGCCGAGGTTACATCCGGGATGAGCTGCATGTCCGACTCGGCGATGCCCTGGAAGCCGCGGATGGAAGATCCGTCGAAGAGCTGGCCGTGGACGAAGAAGTCCAGGTCAACGCTCTTGGCCGGCACGTTGAAGTGCTGCTGGACACCAGGAAGGTCGGTGAAGCGGATATCGACGAATTTGACGTCTTCGTCTTTGATGAACTTGAGGACTTCGTCCGCAGTCTTGAACATCTATGCTCCTTATGCATATCAAGTAACAGGCCCGGAAGGCCGCGTGGTGCAGCCCAGACCGAGGCGCGGGAAACACAAAAAGGTCCCGCTGCCATGGTGGCTGGCAACTCATACCACCATAGGGAGATGGGATTTCCCGGGGGTGTCAGTATTGTTTCCGGCAGGTTACAGAATCATCTGTCATGTAAACGGTAGTCTGCTTTCCGGTGTCGGGTCCACGACGGTCCGCTGGTCGAACATCCCGCCCCTCGCGCTCACGGCCGTGCGCCGCCCGTCATGCCCGTGCCCCGTCCAGCGGCTACGCTTGGAGGGTGGTAGATCGAAAAGATATTGGCTCCTGGTTGAGCGGTCCGGACACCTCCGGCATCTCCAAGTATCCTGGTGAAAGGCTCGGCCTGCCCGAGTCCGGTCCGGGCTCCATGGCGCGCGCGGGCCGCCGCATTCTGGGCATCGTGATCGACTGGACCATCGCTTTGGTCATCAGCAACTTTGCGTTCGGTGGAAATCAGTGGGCGACCCTCGCCATATTCGCCGCGGAACAGATTCTGCTGATCGGCACGCTTGGTTACAGCGTGGGACACAGAATTGCCGGCATCCACGTGGTCCGTCTCGGTGGAGGCCCGGCAGGTCCACTGGCGGCCGTAGTCCGCACCCTCCTGCTGTGCCTGGTCATCCCCGCCGTCGTTTTCGACCCGGACCAGCGCGGTCTTCACGACAAGGCAATGAACACCATCCTTATCCGTATGTAAAGGCCTCGTCCACGGCAGACAACGGCAGACGCGCAGCGCGCCAACTGGGTGCCGCTGAAAAATATCCCAACAAGAAACCGCCCCCGCTTCTCCTATCCAGAGAGGCGGGGGCGGTTTCTTTGGTTCAGAAATCAGCGTCCGTGGAAATCAGCGGCCGCGGGCGGCTTTGCGATCAGGACGTGCCTTGTAGGGGTCGATGCCCTTGGGGATCGGCAGGCGGTTGCCCAGTGAGTTGATGCGCTTGGACACCGCATTGACCTCGACCTTGGTGAGCTCGTTCTTCAGCTTGCCCATGGTCTTGGCCAGCTTATTGAGCGGGACCTGTCCCTCGCCGCGGCCCGATTCCAGGACGTGGATGGTGACGTTGGGCAGGATGCGCGCGAGGCGCTTGCGTTCTGCGTCCACCAGCGGCTTGACCCGGTGGGTGGGTCCTTCGCTGACCAGTACGACGCCGGGACGGCCGATCGCCATGAACACGGCGTCCTGGGTGCGAGGGTTGACAGCGACAGGCTGGTCTTGAGTCACCCAGCCGCGCCGAAGGGTTCCCAGTGCGGCGCCGGAGGCGCCGGGCTGGTTTTCGATCTGCGCGAACGCGGCTTTTTCTGCCCGGCGGGAAAGAATGAAAACGGCTGCCAGGAGGCCCAGCGGAATGCCGATGATGAGGCCGGTGACCCAATTCTCCAGAAGGAAGCCAATCAGGAAGGCCACGGCAACCACGGCGAGGAACGCCAGCAGCATGATCCAGACAACCTGCGGATCATTTCGCCGGGTCATCTTGAAGACTTCAGCGATCTGCTTCAGCTGGCTCGGCTTCTTGGCCTTGGCTTCCTTGGGCTTGCGCTGGAACAGCCCACGCTTGGGTGCGTCGGCCGAGGGTGTCGAATTGCTGGAATCAGGGGATTTCGCCATAGTGCCTTAATTCTACGTGATGTACGCCGAAGGACCGGACGCCGTTACGTGAGGCATCCGGTCCTTCGGAACTGCTTACTGGTACTGCTGCTTCCGCGCCTGTTCAGACGTAGGCTGGTTCAGCCGTGCTGGCTTTAACCGTGGGCGGCGAGGATGGTGGAGGCTTCCTGGCGGGTGGTGCCGGAGGACTCGATGTGGGCGAGGGCTTCGGGGATGTCCCAGCCCTTTTTGCGCATGGCGGTGGCCCAGAGGCGGCCGGCGCGGTAGGAGGAACGGACCAGGGGCCCGGACATGACGCCGAGGAAGCCGATTTCTTCGGCTTCGTGCTGGAGGTCCACGAATTCCTGGGGTTTGACCCAGCGGTCCACGGGCAGGTGCCGTTCGGAGGGGCGCAGGTACTGGGTGATCGTGATCAGGTCACATCCGGCGGCGTGCAGGTCGCGCAGGGCTTCGGAGATTTCCTCGCGGGTCTCGCCCATGCCCAGGATCAGGTTGGACTTGGTCACCATGCCCAGGTCCCTGCCTTGGGTGATGACATCCAGGGAGCGTTCGTACCGGAACGCCGGGCGGATGCGCTTGAAGATCCGCGGCACGGTCTCGACGTTGTGGGCGAACACTTCGGGTTTGGAGTCGCAGATCGCGGCGATGTGTTCGGGTTTGCCGGAGAAGTCCGGGATCAGCAGCTCCACCCCGGTGCCGGGGTTCAGTTCATGGATTTTGCGGACCGTTTCGGCGTACAACCAGACGCCTTCGTCTTCGAGGTCGTCACGGGCCACCCCGGTCACGGTCGCGTAGCGCAGCTGCATGGCCTGCACGGACCGGGCGACCTTGGTGGGTTCGAACCGGTCCAGCGGGGAGGGTTTGCCGGTGTCGATCTGGCAGAAATCACAGCGCCGGGTGCATTCGGACCCGCCGATCAGGAACGTCGCTTCCTTGTCTTCCCAGCACTCGAAAATGTTCGGGCACCCGGCCTCCTCACACACGGTGTGCAGGCCTTCCTTCTTCACCAGGTTCTTCAACCCGACGAACTCCGGACCCATCTGGACCTTGGCCTTGATCCACTCAGGCTTACGCTCAACAGGAACCGCCGAGTTACGCTGCTCAACACGCAGCAACTTGCGGCCTTCAGGTGCCAGGGTCACTGGAGTGCTCCTTCGGGGGTGGAAACGAGTGCTTCTTCATGCTTGCGGAATTCTTCCACGAAGCGGTCAACGATGTCGGCGGGGTTGATGGTCCGGCCGGTTTCCAGCGACATTGTGGTGACGCTGGCGTCAGTGATGCCGCAGGCAATGATCTGGGCATAGGGTGCCAGGTCGTTGCTGCAGTTGATGGCGACACCGTGCATGGTGACGCCGTCCAGAACGCGGATGCCGATCGCGGCAATCTTCCGGTCCGGGCCCTTTTCGTCGGCCAGTACCCAGACGCCGGCGCGGCCTTTGACCGTGACGGCCTTGATGCCGTAATCCACCATGACGGCGATCATGGTGGCTTCCAGGCGCTCCACGTAATCGCGGATTCCAGCCCGGTTTTTCAATTTGAGGATCGGGTAGGCAATCAGCTGACCGGGACCGTGCCAGGTCAGTTTTCCGCCTCGGTCCACGGGAACAACGGGGGTTCCGTCGAAGGGCCGCTCGTGATCTTCGGTGAGCTTGCCAGCCGTGTAGACGGCGGCGTGCTCCAGAAGCAAGACGGTGCTGTTCTGCTCGCCCGCAACAACCTTGTTGTGGATCTCGCGCTGCAGGTCCCAGCCCTGCATGTAATCAACGAAGTCCGGGGCAAGACCCAGTTGTGAAAACTCAAGAGTCATGCGTTCAAGCTTAGACCCAGCAGGAGATTGGCCATGGTTTTGTGGTGAACCTCTCAGTCGCATCATGCCGTGTTGGCGCTTGTGGAGGAGATGTCCAGCCATGATCTGTGGATAACGTCTGCAGATATTCTCGGTCTCCGGTAGACCTTATCCATGGAAACTCTGGCAACTACTGACGCCGTGGCACCCCTTTTTCCGGGCTACGAAATTACCCGGCAGCTTGGACATGGGAGCAGCTCGACAGTATGGCTCGGCACCCGGGTGGGCGACGGGACCCGGTTTGCGGTCAAATGTCCCCGCCGCGAAGCACAAGCGGAGCTCCTGGGGAGTGCCGCCCGCGAAGTCATGCTCCTGTCCCATCTCAAACATCAGCACATTGTCCGTGTCCACGAAGTCCTCCAGCCAGCTGATGGTCCCGCGGGGACGCTGGGGATCGTGATGGACTACGCGGCAGGTGGATCCGTGGCGAACCTGGTCTCCGGAAGGCAGAGGCTGAGCATCGGGGAAACAGTGACAGTGCTGACACCCATCGCGCAGGCTTTGGCCTATTTGCATTCCCACGGCATTGTGCACGGTGACGTTTCGCCGGGAAACATCCTGTTCACCGCGGTCGGTATGCCGCTGCTGGCCGATTTGGGCCTCGCCGCGCGGGTGGGTGATCCGGAACAAGGCCATGATGTGGGAACCGCCGGGTTCAGGGATCCATTCATCCCGGCAGCAACAGGCGACGGCGGCCGGGAGCTCCGTCCGCAACGCGATGTATTTTCGTTGGCGGCGATCGGCTGGTACTGCTTGACCGGCGTCGTGCCTGAAGCAACCCAACTGAGGCCACCGCTGTCCCTGCTGGTGCCCGAGGTACCCAAGAGCCTGGCGGCGGCCCTCGAGGCCGCCTTGGATCCGGATCCCCTTGTGCGGCCGACGGCCAGGGAGTTCGGCAGCGCGATATTCAGGAGTGCCGCACCCCAAACCGTGGACTTGTCCGGAGCCGTGCACCGTTCCGTCATTCCTGAGCTGCTGACGCGTCGCGAGGCTCACGGGCGTCCACCCCGCCGGGCAGGCTTCGGGATCCGGTGGAGGGGGAGGGGCCGGGTGCGAGGTGCGCTCCACGGCGCCCGCCAAAAGCGGGCCCGTCCAGCCTCGAAGATGCTCAGAAAGTCCACCTTCACCCGACTGGCCCTGTTGCTTTCGGTGGTGGTGGTCGGTGCGGTGATCGGCGGCCTGGCCTTGAACCGCTCGTCAGGATGGATCCAGGAGCGCAGCACTCCGGCGGACCCTCCGGTCAGCCGCTTGGCCGCCTCGGACACCACTGCGCAAGCCACCCAAACAGCTGTCCTTCCCGTTCCCATGGCCGACGCCCTGCAAACCGAGGATCCAGCACTCGCTGTGGAGGCACTCTCGGCTGTGCGGGACACCGCTTTGCGGGAAGGCCGCCTGGAACTACTTGAGGCCGTTAATGCGCAAGGATCGCCGGCTGCGGAGTCGGACCGGAAGTTGAGCGCCCAGTTGCGCGAATCCGGCACCCGGTTTGACGGGCTCACCACGCGGTTGTCAGGGCTGGAGGTGGGGCCGTTCACAACCTTGGACCACGTTAACGTGGACGTTACCGCAACCACCTCCGCCTATGAGGAACGCGATGCAGATGGCACCGTTGTCAGGACGGCGCCGGCGGGAGCTGCCAGGGAGCTTCGTTTGTCCTTGGTCCGCGCGGATGGACGCTGGTGGCTTTCGGAAATCACAGCGCCGGGTCATTGAACTATTGTTCCCGGTGTTCGTCGCCGCGCAACCAGGCCGTGGCCTCGGCAAGGGACGCATGCTGCCACAGGAAGCCCGCTTTGGAGAGTCTGACTGGATCCATGCGTTGGTTCGCCAGGACCAGTTCATCCGCGAGCTTGCCCAGAACGAGCCGCAGGGCAGGGCGGGGCACCCGGCAGAACGCCGGCCGGTGGTAGGCCTTTGCCAGGGCATCGACGATCGTGTTCACGTCCGCGCTCTGCGGAGCGCAGACGTTGACCGGGCCCTCCAGCCCGGACGTGAGCAGGAAAGCGAGTGCGGAGGCCTCGTCGGCGAGGGTGACCCACGGCCAGTATTGGCGGCCGTTACCGAAGGGCCCTCCCAGTCCAAGTTTCAAGAGGGGGAGCAGTGGGCCCAAGGCACCGCCTGAGGTGCTCAACACCACACCGGTGCGGGGGGTGACAACACGGACACTGGCCGGTGCGGTCCTGGCGGCCTGTTCCCACTCGACGCACAACGGACCGAGCACTCCGCCGCCCGGAGCCGAATCCTCACGCAGAACCCCTGCACTGTCCGCCCCGTAATAACCGGAAGCGGACTGGCTGATGAAGGATGCAGGTGGATTTTCAAGCCGCTCCATGGCACCTGCCAGAGTCAGTGTGGGTTGGAGGCGGGAATCGCGCAGCACCTTAAGCCGTTTCTTAGTCCAAGGACGGTCCCCGATCCCAGCGCCGGAAAGGTTCACCACGGCATCCGCGCCGTCCAGAATGCTTTCATCCAGCTCGCCCTTGGCCGGATCCCAGGTGAATTCTCCGGGCGCGGCAGCGGGTCGCCGCACGAGCCGCACCACCTCGTCACCCCGGCCGGCCAAATGCTCGGCCAGTGCGGTCCCAATCATTCCTGAAGCTCCGGACATCACGATGCGCATGACCCATCTCACCATAAGGCCAACGTCTGGCGGAAACGCCTGTCGGTGCCGCCGACGGTAGCCGCCTCTTGACTATGATCGAACAATGACCTCCTCCAGCTACCTCCGTTTCCCGCATGTTCACGGCGATCTGGTCACTTTCGTGGCCGAAGACGACGTTTGGGTCGCGCCGCTCGAAGGAGGCCGCGCTTGGCGCGTTTCCTCGCAGCAGCTTCCTGCCAGGAACCCCCGGTTTACGCCGGACGGAAAGCAGCTGGTGTGGACAGTGGTGGTGGGAACGTCCCCGGAAGTCGTGACGGCGAACGTCGACGGCGGTGGCTACCGTCAGTTGAGTTATTTCGGCCACAGCACCACGAAGGTCAAGGGTTTCACTCCGGCAGGCCACGTGGTTGTCACCAGTGCCTTCCAGCAGGCCGAAAGCCGCCACACGCATGCCTACAGCCTCCCGCTCGACGGTGGTGCCGCCGTCGAACTTCCCTTTGGTCCGGTGGAGGCCGTGGCGTTCGGGCCGGTGGTCGGCGATGAGAAGCCTGTGGTGCTGGCCAGTGTCCTCTCTCGTGAACCTGCCTGGTGGAAGCGCTACCGCGGAGGCACGGCGGGCAAGCTGTGGATCGATACTGACGGCAACGGCGAGTTTGAACGGCTGGTTCCGGAGATTGACGGCAACCTCACGGACCCCCTGTGGGTGGAGGGCAGGATTGCTTTCCTCTCGGACCACGAAGGCTTTGGCAATCTGTACTCGGTCCTCCCCGATGGTTCCGGATTGCTCCGGCACACTGACCACGAGGACTTCTATGTGCGGCACGCCAGCACGGATGGCAAGCGGATCATCTTCGAATCTGCCGGCGAGCTGTGGATCCTTCCCTCCCTCGACGCTGACGCCCAGCCGGCCAAGCTGGAAATCTCCCTCGGCTCGGCTTCGCCGGCACGCCGTCCTGCGCCCCTGAAAGCTTCAGCCCACCTCGGTGACGTGTTCCCGAACGCTGCAGGGACGGCCAGCGCCGTGGAATCGCACGGCACCATCCATTGGCTTCGGCACAAGGACGGACCGTCGCGCGTCGTGGAAGCCACGCCGGGAGTCCGTGCCCGACTGCCCCGCCCGCTTACAGACGGCAGGATCGCCTACGTGGCGGACCACGGGGGAGTCGAAGCGCTCTACATCAAGCGCATCGCCTCCCGGCTGGCGGCGGCGGAATTGTTGAAGGCAGTGGAAGCACCCGCTCCGGCGAAGGAAGACGATTCCTTGCCGAAGCCGGTATCCGTCTCCAACGTGGTGGGACAGACGGCCGCGCCGGTACAGACCGCGTCGCCGGCGACAGTGCCTGCCTCGGGCACCGGCGTTGAGGTCCCGGTGGAGCCTTCGGCCGACACTGCCGGTGGCATTTCCGCTCCTGAAGTACAGCCTGCTCCGGAGGATGCGGCCCAGCTCCGCATCGATTTCCCCAAGCCCACGCGCACCAGCACCTTGGAAGCCAGCCCGGATGGCCGCTGGGTCGCCGTCGGCACGTCCTTCGGGGACGTCTTCGTCGCCGACACTTCCACCGGGACGCTGAGCAAGCTCGTTAGTGTGGGCGAAGGAAGCATCGAGCAACTCTCGTGGTCCGGTGATTCGCAGTGGCTCGCCTGGTCCGAACCCGTGACGTCCTTCGGTTCGCGCAGCAAACTGAGGATCGCCCGTCCCGAAAAGGGCGATGCCGCGATCATTGACATTACTGATGGCCGGTTCCGCGACGAGTGGCCACGGTTCACACCCGATGGCAAGTTCCTCGCCTTCCTTTCAAACCGAAGCTTCGACCCCGTCTATGACGGCCACTCCTTCGATCTTTCGTTCCCCAGCCCCATCAAGCCGTACATGGTGGCGCTCGCAGCAGACACGCCCTCGCCCTTCGGGCCTTCGGTGGACACCTTGGAGGACGCGCCGCAGGCTGCGGAGAAGTCCGACGACGGCGACGTCCCCGCCGTGCGGGTTGATGCGGAGGGACTTGCCCACCGCGTCATCGCTGTGCCGGTGCCCCAGGGAAACTACTCGGACCTCGCTGTTGGCGATGGAGCACTGTTGTGGTTGGATACCGAACTCTCCGGTGTCACAGGGGAGGGCAAAGGCACCCTCCAGGACAAGAAGACCGCACCGTCTCTTGTGCGTTACGACATCGCCAAGCGCAAGCCGACAACGATCGTCCCCGCAGTAGAGAACTACCGCGTGTCCGGTGACCTCGGCCGGATCGTCTACGTCCTGGACAAGAACGTCATTTCCGTACCCGCGGACAGCAAAGTGGAAGAGGACTCGGCGGACCACGTGAAAGTGGATCTGAACCGGATCCGCGTCATCCTGGACCCCGTAGCTGCCTGGGGACAAGCGTTCGATGAGGCCTGGCGGTTGCAGCGCGACTTCTTCTGGACCGCTGACATGGCAGGCCAGGACTGGGACTCCGTGTACAAGCGGTACCGCCCGATCGTGGACCGCCTCGGCTCGCACGATGACCTGGTGGATCTGCTCTGGGAACTCCACGGCGAGTTGGGGACCTCACATGCCTACGTTCGTCCGGCAGCTGTCACTGAACCGGGCCGCAATGGACAAGGGCGATTGGGAGCCGAGCTGCAGCTCGGCGCAAACGGGTGGGAAATCACCCGGATTCTCGCTGGCGAGT
Proteins encoded:
- the glnA gene encoding type I glutamate--ammonia ligase, translating into MFKTADEVLKFIKDEDVKFVDIRFTDLPGVQQHFNVPAKSVDLDFFVHGQLFDGSSIRGFQGIAESDMQLIPDVTSAFIDTFRIEKTLALNFSIVNPRTGDPYHRDPRGVAEKAEAYLASTGIADTAFFAPEAEFFVFDNIQYESSPQGSFYKIDSEEAHWNTGRKEEGGNLGYKTPVKGGYFPVSPTDKQADLRDAMCVELDKAGLEVERSHHEVGSAGQAEINYKFTTLTAAADDLQKFKYVIKNTADAWGKSVTFMPKPVFGDNGSGMHCHQSLWSNGDPLFYDEKGYAGLSDTARWYIGGLLKHASAVLAFTNPTVNSYRRLVKGFEAPVNMVYSQGNRSAGIRIPITGTNPKAKRIEFRAPDPSSNPYLAFAAQLMAGIDGIRNRIEPPAPIDKDLYELPAEEAKDIPKAPGSLEEALEALREDNEFLQAGGVFTQDLIDTWIEYKYENEIRPLSLRPNPYEFELYYGV
- a CDS encoding RDD family protein, which translates into the protein MVDRKDIGSWLSGPDTSGISKYPGERLGLPESGPGSMARAGRRILGIVIDWTIALVISNFAFGGNQWATLAIFAAEQILLIGTLGYSVGHRIAGIHVVRLGGGPAGPLAAVVRTLLLCLVIPAVVFDPDQRGLHDKAMNTILIRM
- a CDS encoding DUF4191 domain-containing protein, which gives rise to MAKSPDSSNSTPSADAPKRGLFQRKPKEAKAKKPSQLKQIAEVFKMTRRNDPQVVWIMLLAFLAVVAVAFLIGFLLENWVTGLIIGIPLGLLAAVFILSRRAEKAAFAQIENQPGASGAALGTLRRGWVTQDQPVAVNPRTQDAVFMAIGRPGVVLVSEGPTHRVKPLVDAERKRLARILPNVTIHVLESGRGEGQVPLNKLAKTMGKLKNELTKVEVNAVSKRINSLGNRLPIPKGIDPYKARPDRKAARGR
- the lipA gene encoding lipoyl synthase — encoded protein: MTLAPEGRKLLRVEQRNSAVPVERKPEWIKAKVQMGPEFVGLKNLVKKEGLHTVCEEAGCPNIFECWEDKEATFLIGGSECTRRCDFCQIDTGKPSPLDRFEPTKVARSVQAMQLRYATVTGVARDDLEDEGVWLYAETVRKIHELNPGTGVELLIPDFSGKPEHIAAICDSKPEVFAHNVETVPRIFKRIRPAFRYERSLDVITQGRDLGMVTKSNLILGMGETREEISEALRDLHAAGCDLITITQYLRPSERHLPVDRWVKPQEFVDLQHEAEEIGFLGVMSGPLVRSSYRAGRLWATAMRKKGWDIPEALAHIESSGTTRQEASTILAAHG
- the lipB gene encoding lipoyl(octanoyl) transferase LipB; its protein translation is MTLEFSQLGLAPDFVDYMQGWDLQREIHNKVVAGEQNSTVLLLEHAAVYTAGKLTEDHERPFDGTPVVPVDRGGKLTWHGPGQLIAYPILKLKNRAGIRDYVERLEATMIAVMVDYGIKAVTVKGRAGVWVLADEKGPDRKIAAIGIRVLDGVTMHGVAINCSNDLAPYAQIIACGITDASVTTMSLETGRTINPADIVDRFVEEFRKHEEALVSTPEGALQ
- a CDS encoding serine/threonine-protein kinase, with product METLATTDAVAPLFPGYEITRQLGHGSSSTVWLGTRVGDGTRFAVKCPRREAQAELLGSAAREVMLLSHLKHQHIVRVHEVLQPADGPAGTLGIVMDYAAGGSVANLVSGRQRLSIGETVTVLTPIAQALAYLHSHGIVHGDVSPGNILFTAVGMPLLADLGLAARVGDPEQGHDVGTAGFRDPFIPAATGDGGRELRPQRDVFSLAAIGWYCLTGVVPEATQLRPPLSLLVPEVPKSLAAALEAALDPDPLVRPTAREFGSAIFRSAAPQTVDLSGAVHRSVIPELLTRREAHGRPPRRAGFGIRWRGRGRVRGALHGARQKRARPASKMLRKSTFTRLALLLSVVVVGAVIGGLALNRSSGWIQERSTPADPPVSRLAASDTTAQATQTAVLPVPMADALQTEDPALAVEALSAVRDTALREGRLELLEAVNAQGSPAAESDRKLSAQLRESGTRFDGLTTRLSGLEVGPFTTLDHVNVDVTATTSAYEERDADGTVVRTAPAGAARELRLSLVRADGRWWLSEITAPGH
- a CDS encoding TIGR01777 family oxidoreductase, encoding MRIVMSGASGMIGTALAEHLAGRGDEVVRLVRRPAAAPGEFTWDPAKGELDESILDGADAVVNLSGAGIGDRPWTKKRLKVLRDSRLQPTLTLAGAMERLENPPASFISQSASGYYGADSAGVLREDSAPGGGVLGPLCVEWEQAARTAPASVRVVTPRTGVVLSTSGGALGPLLPLLKLGLGGPFGNGRQYWPWVTLADEASALAFLLTSGLEGPVNVCAPQSADVNTIVDALAKAYHRPAFCRVPRPALRLVLGKLADELVLANQRMDPVRLSKAGFLWQHASLAEATAWLRGDEHREQ
- a CDS encoding S41 family peptidase, whose amino-acid sequence is MTSSSYLRFPHVHGDLVTFVAEDDVWVAPLEGGRAWRVSSQQLPARNPRFTPDGKQLVWTVVVGTSPEVVTANVDGGGYRQLSYFGHSTTKVKGFTPAGHVVVTSAFQQAESRHTHAYSLPLDGGAAVELPFGPVEAVAFGPVVGDEKPVVLASVLSREPAWWKRYRGGTAGKLWIDTDGNGEFERLVPEIDGNLTDPLWVEGRIAFLSDHEGFGNLYSVLPDGSGLLRHTDHEDFYVRHASTDGKRIIFESAGELWILPSLDADAQPAKLEISLGSASPARRPAPLKASAHLGDVFPNAAGTASAVESHGTIHWLRHKDGPSRVVEATPGVRARLPRPLTDGRIAYVADHGGVEALYIKRIASRLAAAELLKAVEAPAPAKEDDSLPKPVSVSNVVGQTAAPVQTASPATVPASGTGVEVPVEPSADTAGGISAPEVQPAPEDAAQLRIDFPKPTRTSTLEASPDGRWVAVGTSFGDVFVADTSTGTLSKLVSVGEGSIEQLSWSGDSQWLAWSEPVTSFGSRSKLRIARPEKGDAAIIDITDGRFRDEWPRFTPDGKFLAFLSNRSFDPVYDGHSFDLSFPSPIKPYMVALAADTPSPFGPSVDTLEDAPQAAEKSDDGDVPAVRVDAEGLAHRVIAVPVPQGNYSDLAVGDGALLWLDTELSGVTGEGKGTLQDKKTAPSLVRYDIAKRKPTTIVPAVENYRVSGDLGRIVYVLDKNVISVPADSKVEEDSADHVKVDLNRIRVILDPVAAWGQAFDEAWRLQRDFFWTADMAGQDWDSVYKRYRPIVDRLGSHDDLVDLLWELHGELGTSHAYVRPAAVTEPGRNGQGRLGAELQLGANGWEITRILAGESSDPLATSPLTRPGVDAKVGDVLLAIDGVELSPALTPAMQLVGAAGRTVELTLLNGKGHGEAAGSQRRVAVVPIRDEERLRYQDWVRANRRTVREASGGKFGYLHVPDMMANGWAQLHRDLDTETALDGLIVDVRRNRGGHTSQLVAELIGRKVTGWSMPRGEKPRTYPHHAPRGPVIILADEFAGSDGDIITQVSKLRGIGPVIGTRTWGGVVGIDNRFTLADGTGVTQPRYATWFSGGIGWDVENYGVDPDIEVLFPPHAYAAGTDPQLEYGIGALKEMIQELPTDRPPLREGYRKVRPAPLPARPQLKK